DNA from Salinibacterium sp. dk2585:
AGTGCCGCGAATCCCTGCGGCCACGACGGCCCGAACACGTCCCACTCGAGCATGTCGATCGGCGCACCCGACGCCTCATCCGTCGTCTGGTAGGCGAGATGGTGCAGCGTGTACTCGAGCACGTACTGGTGGTCGCCCGTCAGCTCCTGATCGCCCATCATCGAGAGCCGAACCTGATCGGGCGTCGCGCTGCGCCGCACCTCGATGGGGGCGCCATCGAGGGTCGCGCGGATGTCGCTGGGCGCGAGGTCGTGTCCCTGGTAGTTGCTTGCGAGCACGCGTTCGATGCCGCGCTCGGTCACGTCCTCCGGGAAGAGTGCGTCGATCGTCTCGACAACCTCGGCACGCACGGTGCCGTTGGGCGCGCGGGTGATCGTGTAGTCGACGTCGAACTTGCGGGCGATCCAGGTCTCGGTCACGGAGGATGCCGAGGAGGTGATGTCCTCGAGCTCCATGGGCTTGTTGATGACGGGGCCGAACATGAGCACGAGGCCCGCGACCCCGACCATGGCCCAGAAGGCACGGATGCTGTACTGCAGCTTCTTGCCGCCGTGCGAACGCAGCCACGCCTCGAGCGAGAGCAGCGCCGCGGAGAGGAACGCCCAGACGGGTGTGTGCCTGGGGGCATCGTCGGGAATCCGCTCGGCACCATCCTGGAGGGATTCGTCGCCATCCTGAAGGGGGTCGTCGACTGGCGGACGGTCGTGTGGCACGCGTGCAGTCTAGCCATGCGCCCGCGAGTGCCCAGGCAGCCGCGCGCACAGCGTGCGAGTACCCTGAACATCGCGCGACCGTGCGCTCACCAGGATGCTGCAAGGGGCCAGGATGACCGACAACACTCGACGCGGCGTGCTCGTCACAGGAGCCTCGAGGGGCCTCGGACGGGCCACCGCCATTGCGTTCGCTGCTGCGGGCGACCGGGTCGCGGTGCACTACGCGAACAGCCGTGCCGCGGCGGAGGAGACCCTCGCGCTGCTGGCGGGCGAGGGCCACGCTGTCGTGGCGGGTGACCTCGCGGACGCCGAGGAAGCCCGCGGCATCGTCGACCGCGCCGTCGCGGGCGTCGGCCCCCTGGACGTGCTCGTCAACAACGCGGCCGACGGCCCCTCGCTCGACAACCAGCACCCGATCGACGAGGGCGACTGGGAGGCGTGGCGCAGCGCCTGGGAGGGGATGACCCGCACCAACCTCCTCGGCCCCGCCCACCTCACGTGGGCCTTCGCCCGGCACCTCATCGAGCGGGAGGCTCCCGGGGCGATCGTCAACGTGGGGTCACGGGGCGCGTTCCGCGGTGAACCCGACTACCCCGCCTACGGCGCCACGAAGGCAGCCCTGCACGCTCTCGGGCAGTCGATTGCACCGCGGCTCGCGCCGCACGGCATCTCCGTGGCATCCGTCGCCCCGGGCTTCATCGCCACAGAGCGACAGGCAGCGAAGCTCGACGGCCCCACCGGCGACGCCCTCCGCGCGCAGAGCCCCTTCGGCCGTGTCGGCACGCCGGAGGAGATCGCCGAGGCGATCGTCTACCTTGCCTCGCCCGGGGCCGTGTGGGCATCCGGCGCCATCCTCGACCTCAACGGGGCCTCCCACTTCAGGATGTGACGCTCTCGGGCAATACAGAGGTGACGCTCCTACCGTCGCGACACAAGCGGCACAAGGAGGATACG
Protein-coding regions in this window:
- a CDS encoding SDR family NAD(P)-dependent oxidoreductase; the protein is MTDNTRRGVLVTGASRGLGRATAIAFAAAGDRVAVHYANSRAAAEETLALLAGEGHAVVAGDLADAEEARGIVDRAVAGVGPLDVLVNNAADGPSLDNQHPIDEGDWEAWRSAWEGMTRTNLLGPAHLTWAFARHLIEREAPGAIVNVGSRGAFRGEPDYPAYGATKAALHALGQSIAPRLAPHGISVASVAPGFIATERQAAKLDGPTGDALRAQSPFGRVGTPEEIAEAIVYLASPGAVWASGAILDLNGASHFRM